In the Ipomoea triloba cultivar NCNSP0323 chromosome 6, ASM357664v1 genome, one interval contains:
- the LOC116022684 gene encoding uncharacterized protein LOC116022684 has product MVLGPSGKTRGVPSVQVEYLINIVEIKPWPPSQSLKTHKAVVIQWEHGEKNSGSTNQVAPMLETESGVGNGRIEFNESFRVPVTLLREISSKSVNGDTFQKNCIEFNLYEPRRDTTVKGQLLGTAVIDFANYGVVKEGLNVSVPINCKRSYRNTVQPLLCLKIQTVGKGRTKPLVRNNVRRESSMDSSVGESVSALVSEEYTEEAETASYTDDDVSSHSSLVNSSSAVESNCSSPHQKENGSEGGKNRRAEAENNHVLGSEQKIKNLDKKLVAEPVLSLNASSSSSPSTALSSDLEWISKKIGARNNIKSSTSFEKDSTMECNPNTNVKTNTGQQAEGVDSVVINCENGSQNHSHQRTEESICDGSLVSIDDNRNSNNSVGHIIEADIDESFSTSSNGIQEDARTGATDNGLAEGENTEGHQGNTQELVTERDKHQETGEGKELIIEKGQCSEGEPVNSCLQDTTTKQHLEGNSAIAAGGGSFGAKTTCNERLNHVSSVHTLGESNRANGSVRSNQFVLRDKRNSIEGITSNDWKDTKVRSKETTNVVLERKCQELEQKVQMLEGELREAAAVEIGLFSVVAEHGSSTNKVHAPARRLSRLYFHACKENSVLRRLSAARSVVSGLILVAKACGNDVPRLTFWLSNCVLLRAAICKFSEKQQLPLSSEYSKNAEVKNERKPSPLKWQSFPNKKSVGNDLPGTFEDWENPLGFTKALEKVEAWIFSRIIESIWWQTFTPHMQSGAATSLDSEISKIYQRTSSSCSEDPENFPLELWKKAFRDAYERICPVRAGGHECGCLHLLSKLIMQQCVARLDVAMFNAILRESADDIPTDPVSDPISNPEVLPIPAGKASFAAGAQLKNAIGNWSRWLADLFGIDDDDEDEDLVEDDENTADNSNGHERKGKDACSKPFYLLNAMSDLMMLPKDMLLSRTVRKEVCPTFGLSLIRTVLNVFIPDEFCPDPIPNVVLEALNSEDHMEVEEESVVNFPCSAAPIVYSPPSAAALDGILGDISSSSSQLTRSRSSVLKKSYTSDDELDELDSPLNLITMENSKVTKPRDGSGNGNGVRYQLLREVWMSSE; this is encoded by the exons ATGGTTTTGGGACCAAGTGGCAAGACTAGGGGAGTCCCCTCGGTTCAGGTTGAATATCTAATTAACATTGTGGAGATAAAGCCTTGGCCTCCTTCTCAATCACTGAAGACGCATAAAGCTGTTGTTATTCAATGGGAACACGGAGAGAAGAATTCGGGTTCCACTAATCAGGTTGCCCCAATGCTTGAGACCGAGTCTGGTGTTGGTAATGGAAGAATTGAATTCAACGAGTCTTTTAGGGTTCCGGTTACACTATTGAGGGAAATTTCCAGTAAAAGTGTGAATGGGGATACTTTCCAAAAGAATTGCATTGAGTTCAACTTGTATGAGCCACGGAGAGACACGACTGTGAAGGGTCAACTGTTAGGCACTGCGGTTATAGATTTTGCCAATTATGGGGTTGTTAAAGAGGGTTTAAATGTGAGTGTTCCTATTAACTGCAAGCGGAGTTATAGGAACACTGTGCAGCCTCTTCTCTGCTTGAAAATTCAGACAGTAGGAAAGGGTCGGACGAAGCCCTTGGTGAGGAACAACGTGAGGAGGGAGTCATCAATGGACAGCAGCGTTGGTGAGTCTGTTTCTGCATTGGTGAGTGAAGAATACACCGAGGAAGCTGAGACTGCTTCGTACACTGATGACGATGTTTCCTCACACTCATCGTTGGTTAACTCTTCTTCAGCTGTTGAGTCAAACTGCAGTTCACCACACCAAAAAGAG AATGGATCTGAAGGAGGGAAAAATAGGCGTGCAGAAGCTGAAAACAATCATGTATTAGGTTCAGagcaaaagattaaaaatttagACAAGAAGCTAGTTGCTGAACCAGTTTTGAGTTTGAATGCGAGTTCTTCTTCCTCCCCATCCACAGCTTTGTCATCGGATCTTGAATGGATCTCGAAGAAAATTGGTGCCCGTAACAACATTAAATCCTCAACTTCATTTGAGAAGGATAGCACAATGGAGTGCAACCCGAACACTAATGTCAAAACCAACACTGGACAACAAGCTGAAGGTGTTGACAGTGTAGTGATAAATTGTGAAAATGGTAGCCAAAATCATAGCCACCAAAGAACCGAGGAAAGTATATGTGATGGCTCACTTGTAAGCATTGATGATAATAGGAACTCTAATAACTCTGTTGGTCATATAATTGAGGCAGATATTGACGAGAGCTTTTCAACCTCCTCAAATGGTATTCAAGAGGATGCAAGAACTGGTGCGACTGATAATGGTTTAGCTGAGGGTGAAAATACGGAGGGCCATCAAGGAAACACTCAAGAACTAGTCACAGAAAGAGACAAGCACCAAGAAACTGGAGAAGGGAAAGAATTGATTATAGAGAAAGGGCAGTGCTCAGAAGGTGAGCCTGTCAATAGTTGTCTGCAAGACACTACTACTAAACAACACTTGGAAGGTAATAGTGCAATTGCCGCTGGCGGAGGAAGCTTTGGAGCAAAGACTACCTGCAATGAGAGATTAAACCATGTGAGCTCTGTTCACACCTTGGGGGAATCAAATAGGGCTAATGGATCTGTCAGAAGTAATCAGTTTGTCTTGAGAGACAAACGGAATAGCATCGAAGGTATCACAAGCAATGACTGGAAGGACACTAAGGTGCGCTCCAAAGAAACTACAAATGTGGTTCTGGAAAGAAAATGCCAAGAGTTGGAGCAAAAGGTACAAATGCTTGAAGGAGAATTGAGAGAAGCTGCTGCTGTCGAGATTGGTCTTTTCTCTGTGGTTGCTGAACATGGAAGTTCTACAAATAAGGTCCATGCTCCAGCTCGACGCCTCTCTAGGCTTTATTTTCATGCCTGTAAAGAAAATTCTGTATTGAGGAGACTAAGTGCAGCAAGAAGTGTGGTCTCTGGATTGATTTTGGTTGCAAAAGCATGTGGAAATGATGTCCCCAG ATTGACTTTCTGGTTGTCAAATTGTGTTTTGCTGAGAGCAGCTATTTGCAAATTCAGTGAAAAGCAGCAATTACCGCTTTCTTCTGAATATAGTAAAAATGCCGAGGTCAAGAATGAAAGGAAGCCATCTCCGCTCAAGTGGCAGTCCTTTCCCAACAAGAAGAGTGTTGGAAATGATCTTCCTGGGACATTTGAAGATTGGGAGAACCCTCTTGGATTTACAAAAGCACTTGAGAAGGTTGAAGCTTGGATCTTCTCTCGAATCATAGAATCTATTTGGTGGCAG ACTTTCACTCCGCATATGCAGTCTGGTGCTGCCACAAGCTTGGATTCCGAAATAAGCAAAATCTATCAAAGAACTTCTAGTTCATGTAGTGAAGACCCCGAAAATTTTCCTTTGGAGCTTTGGAAGAAGGCCTTCAGGGATGCATATGAAAGGATTTGCCCTGTTCGAGCTGGAGGACATGAGTGTGGATGTCTACACCTGCTCTCTAAACTG ATCATGCAGCAATGTGTGGCTAGGTTGGACGTTGCCATGTTCAATGCAATCCTTCGAGAGTCTGCTGATGATATTCCAACAGATCCAGTATCTGACCCCATCAGCAATCCCGAGGTTCTTCCTATTCCAGCCGGAAAAGCGAGCTTTGCAGCTGGTGCACAACTGAAAAATGCG ATTGGAAATTGGTCGAGATGGCTGGCTGATCTCTTTGGTATTGATGATGACGACGAAGACGAGGACTTGGTTGAGGATGATGAAAATACGGCAGATAATAGTAATGGCCAtgagagaaaaggaaaagatGCGTGCTCGAAGCCTTTCTATCTTCTTAATGCAATGAGTGACCTTATGATGCTTCCAAAGGATATGCTACTAAGTAGGACAGTAAGAAAAGAG GTATGCCCCACGTTTGGACTCTCGCTGATAAGAACGGTTCTTAATGTCTTCATCCCAGACGAATTCTGCCCCGACCCAATTCCTAATGTTGTACTTGAAGCCCTTAATTCAGAG GACCACATGGAAGTGGAGGAAGAAAGCGTGGTAAACTTCCCGTGCTCAGCAGCTCCCATTGTGTACTCGCCACCCTCAGCAGCTGCACTCGACGGGATCTTAGGTGACATCAGTAGCAGCAGTTCTCAGCTGACGAGGAGCAGATCTTCAGTGCTCAAGAAATCATACACGAGCGACGATGAGCTGGATGAATTGGATTCGCCGCTAAATTTGATCACAATGGAGAACAGTAAGGTGACAAAACCTCGGGATGGGAGTGGGAATGGGAATGGTGTCAGATATCAACTCCTGAGGGAGGTG